TCGCTATTTTACCATAAATGTTCCTGAAAAAGCGAATGAAAAAACCGTTATCTGTTTAGAAAAGTTTGAAAATTGCCGCTCAGGCGCCATTGTTGTGGATAAAGAACAAGGCACGAACGTCTCGCGCCTTGTTCTTTCCTTAAGATATATTATGCCGCAACCTTGCTGTGCTCTACAAGAAAATCGACTGTTTTCCGCCATTTCAAATCTTCTTTGACGCCATCTAAGCTGCCGAGCAGCTCTTTCAGCTTGTCCACGCTCAGCTTGTAGGCTTCCGCCATTTTTTCGAGCTCTTTGTTTACTTCCTCGTCGGTTACTTCAATGTTTTCGGCCTTCGCGATCGCTTCAAGCGTCAACGCCGCGCGCACCCGTTTTTCGGCATCTTCTTTCATTTGCTCGCGCAACGACGCTTCATCTTGGCCGGAGAATTGGTAATACAACTGCAAGTTCAGACCTTGCATTTGCAGGCGTTGGTCAAATTCGCGAAGCATCCGGTCGGTTTCGTTTTTGATCATAACCTCCGGAATATCCATTTCGGCGTTGGCTGCCGCTTTTTCGACAACCGCATTGCGCAAGGCAGTCTCCGCCTCGTTCTTTTTCGCCTCTTCCAAACGGGCGCGAATTTTCGCCTTCAGTTCGTCAAGCGTTTCGACTTCTTCATCGACGTCTTTGGCAAACTCATCGTCAAGCGCCGGCAGCTGTTTCGCTTTCACTTCATGCACTTGCACTTTAAACGTCGCCGGTTTGCCGGCCAATTGCTTCGCGTGGTATTCATCCGGGAATGTGACTTGGATTTCTTTTTCCTCGCCGGCTTTCATGCCGACAAGCTGTTCTTCAAATCCCGGAATGAACGTTCCAGAGCCGATTTCAAGCGAATAGTTCTCCGCCTTGCCGCCTTCAAACGGCTCGCCGTCGACAAACCCTTGGAAATCGATGACGACCGTATCGCCGTTTTCCACCGTCCCGTCTTCTTTCACGACAAGTTCGGCGTAATTTTCTTGCAAACGTTTCAATTCGTTTTCGACATCTTCGTCCGTCACGGTTGTATCCATTTTTTCCACTTCAAGCCCTTTGTATTGACCGAGCTTGACTTCCGGCTTTACGGTCACTTTCGCTTTGAAAATTAAGCTTTTGCCTTTTTCCATTTGCTCAATGTCAATCTCCGGCATTGACACCGGTTCGATGCCTGCCTCTTCGACGGCTTTGGCATACGCCTCTGGCAGCAAAATGTCGAGC
Above is a window of Geobacillus thermoleovorans DNA encoding:
- the tig gene encoding trigger factor, whose product is MSVKWEKLEGNEGVLTVEVDAEKVNKGLDAAFKKVVKNITLPGFRKGKVPRVLFEKRFGVEALYQDALDILLPEAYAKAVEEAGIEPVSMPEIDIEQMEKGKSLIFKAKVTVKPEVKLGQYKGLEVEKMDTTVTDEDVENELKRLQENYAELVVKEDGTVENGDTVVIDFQGFVDGEPFEGGKAENYSLEIGSGTFIPGFEEQLVGMKAGEEKEIQVTFPDEYHAKQLAGKPATFKVQVHEVKAKQLPALDDEFAKDVDEEVETLDELKAKIRARLEEAKKNEAETALRNAVVEKAAANAEMDIPEVMIKNETDRMLREFDQRLQMQGLNLQLYYQFSGQDEASLREQMKEDAEKRVRAALTLEAIAKAENIEVTDEEVNKELEKMAEAYKLSVDKLKELLGSLDGVKEDLKWRKTVDFLVEHSKVAA